A region from the Onychomys torridus chromosome 22, mOncTor1.1, whole genome shotgun sequence genome encodes:
- the Hspb1 gene encoding heat shock protein beta-1 — MTERRVPFSLLRSPSWEPFRDWYPAHSRLFDQAFGVPRLPDEWSQWFSSTGWPGYMRPLPAAAAEAPAAVALAAPLAAPLAATPFTRVLSRQLSSGVSEIRQTADRWRVSLDVNHFAPEELTVKTKEGVVEITGKHEERQDEHGYISRCFTRKYTLPPGVDPTLVSSSLSPEGTLTVEAPLPKAATQSAEITIPVTFEARAQIGGSEAGKSEQSAAK; from the exons ATGACCGAGCGCCGCGTGCCCTTCTCGCTGCTGCGGAGTCCCAGCTGGGAACCATTCCGGGACTGGTACCCGGCCCACAGCCGCCTCTTCGATCAAGCCTTTGGGGTGCCTCGCTTGCCGGATGAGTGGTCGCAGTGGTTCAGCTCCACCGGTTGGCCCGGCTACATGCGCCCGCTGCCCGCCGCGGCCGCCGAGGCCCCCGCTGCCGTGGCCCTGGCTGCGCCCCTGGCCGCGCCCCTGGCCGCGACCCCCTTCACTCGTGTGCTCAGCCGGCAGCTGAGTAGCGGCGTCTCGGAGATCCGGCAGACGGCCGATCGCTGGCGTGTGTCCCTGGACGTCAACCACTTCGCTCCGGAGGAGCTCACGGTCAAGACCAAGGAAGGCGTGGTGGAGATCACCG GCAAGCACGAAGAAAGGCAGGATGAACATGGCTACATCTCTCGGTGCTTTACCCGGAAATACAC GCTGCCTCCCGGTGTGGACCCCACCCTGGTGTCCTCTTCCCTATCCCCCGAGGGCACACTTACCGTGGAGGCTCCGCTGCCCAAAGCAGCCACACAATCAGCGGAGATCACCATTCCGGTCACTTTCGAGGCCCGTGCCCAAATTGGGGGCTCCGAAGCTGGGAAGTCGGAACAGTCTGCAGCCAAGTAG